In Silene latifolia isolate original U9 population chromosome 6, ASM4854445v1, whole genome shotgun sequence, the genomic window CTGGGATGTTATGAACAGAATGACAGATGTTCAGTGGGGGGGTAATTTTGTCCATTCATGTGTtattatatgtctaaataaggaaatagggaagaaagaCGACTAAGCCCAATAAGGAAATTAGGataataaaataggctaggaggGAATATGTACTAAAAACTGACCCATTATGGCCGGTCCCTTATTGTGATGTGTTCACATGGCAGGGATCAGGGGCGGAGCCAGCTTTTCAAAACCGGGGTAGCGGAAAAAAGTAACCGCGAGTTCTCATATTTTGAaacataaaatctcatttaagacaatattatccgtcttaaacttaagacgatCAAATAACCTACCATTTACATAGATAAGATAAGAATAAAATGCTTGGATATTAGCAAAACACTTGTCTCGTCTGTGCAAATGGTAGATCATTTAACCCATTACAAATAAATCTCTTCCGTAAAAGTAACCAAATAATTATTCAACAAATCATTTCCCATACTAATGcgaattttattttttatatgagTTATCATCAAAAATGCTCTTTCCATACTTATCGTCGTCAAATGTCCTCAGAGATAGAATCAAGATGAGTTTAAGCTATCAATAATGGAATAAGAGTAAAGAGGAAGAAGGATAAATTGAAGTTTTACTCTAAAAAGATGAATAATTGAGAAGTTAGAAACATTTGATTAATACTTATTTTATTGGGAAGcacacaaaataaacacaaatatAAAACTTTAGGAGTAATACCCAAGGACTCCTCATTTTTAGTCAACTCAAAGCCTATTTAATTGGTTAAGAGGGGTAGCAGAATGATTCTCTCTGTTTGATTTTTGTGGACTTGGGGTAACATGGGCAACCCCATGTTACTAGCTACATCCGCCCCTGGCAGGGATGCTGGAAAAAGATAGTTTCATGCCTTTATTTTATTGCTGCTGTCTCAGATGTTAGGAGTCTTCAAAAGGCTGAACCAATTGGGAGTTCCTCTGCTGATGTGGTATGTTTCCTGTCTAAGGTTGCATTCAACTTCTGTCATAATTCTATTTAGAGAGTCATGTATCGTTGCAGTTAGCTATCCCTGTTGCCTGTTGGTTATCAAGCATTTTCTTATTGGTACCATTTTTTCCGGAATGACCGAGTGATTGCTTTCTAATTTTCGAAGGTAAAAAAAACTTGCCATACCCATAGCAGATTCAGTCATTTAGTGTTTCTCTCTTGACGTTAATGCTAAGCCAGCTAATTCTTTCTTCAAGATAGCTTGTTCTCCAGAAACCTAGAAATTTTAGGATGATTGTGCTTTAACCTTAACATTTAGGAGATGAAGCTAGAAGGCTTGTATGCGATCGCCTTCAGATAGGGAAAACATCAACATAATGTTCAGATTGGATCACATCAAATTTCTTGCCATAATTGTGTGTAGTTTAGGACGAGTTTCGGGTCAAATATTCAAAGGGTAGTTTTATCAAGTCTAGTTGGAAGAAAAgaaaattaaactaaatgaaaCTTTTTTTGGCAACAATGTCACCATCTTTCACCTTTTTTTTTAACCAATTTGttattagttataattttttttttcacttatTTGGCAGTTTAACCGTTTCAGAGAATTTTTCAATGCAATGATTATAAAATCCATCATTTTATGTTATGCATATCTCTATCATTTAATgggttttgaaaattttgaatagtCTACTTTAAGATGATGACTATGTCTACAAGTTAATGATGTCGTTTAATTCATACTCAGATCTAGAATTTGGCATTATTTGTGCTGTTAATAAACTAATGAGAATTAACCAAAGTAGATGGCATTCTATATCTGTACTCAATTATGGATTGGTCAACGCTTAGAAATTATTTTGTTATGCAGATCTTGAGATGATAACTTAATATGATAGTGATAATAGTTTAGTATTATAGTCTATCTGAACATGTCTCCTCTGAACATGCATAGCATCAGAAGATAAAATCTTGTTCGTTTATCACTGTGGCTAGGGGTGTTCGTTTATCAAGCCGTTGATACATTCAGCGCTTTTATGtaaacctttaaaaaaaagtttggTATTGTATCACTACAATAACCTTTTTTTGAACGTTTGTTTTACTAAGTAGAGCTACTAAGCTGCTGAatgatatttttttttgtatttgtatttttgtacaaGTCATCAAAAGTGCTGAATTATTTAGCGGCTTTAGTCCAAAGCCACTGAGCGATTCAACAACTTTGAACCGAATCTGGAAGAAAAAAATCAGACCTACATGGAACCATTTTCGTTTACTGTAAATCGAACCCCACTTtggtaatttatttattataaaggatcggtttggaaaaaaaattataaaaatgatttatattgttattttttattttttattttgttttgtaaaAGAACATAAGTCCTGAAAAGGAGGAAATGATTTACAAGGAGTTGAAATACTGTCAATTTAAAAGTTTATAATGGTAACAAGTGGGACTAAACAAGGTTATTTGTTTTAAGACATTTTCAAACACAGAATTTGTCCTTATTTGGATTGTAAAAGGTACGTAAATGTCAACTATAAATCCATCATTCTATATATTTAGAAACCCTGTATTAATCACTTAGAGGTGACAAGGATGTCAATCTATCTATTCATCTGTGCTGTAATTCTgtgaataaaaacacaaaaattaacCAAAGGGGATGGCAATCTATCTATTCATCTGTACTGGCAATTATGGTTTGGTCAATGTTTAGCTCTATTATTTGTTGCGTAGATCGTGAAATGACAACTACTTAATATGATAGTACTAGTATTATACTGAAATGAAAACACATCCGTCCGgctatttgtttaccttttgttGGCACAAAGACGAGGAGGGGACCATTTGTGGATATTGTGATTGAATGACAAGTGGACAATAGGTTATGTGGATGATCAAATTATCTTTAAAAAAATTCCtaatatagaaaggtaaacaaatgaatgagacacccAAATATGAAATAGAtaaacaaataaccgggacgGAGGGAATAGGATTCAATCAATAATCTTATACAGTACGTTAAATAAAATGAGCAATTAATAATTACGACTAGCAAGTATAATGCCGTTTAAGTAAAGCTCAGAGAGGTGGGCAGAAGGTAGAGTACTTAGCTGTTGTTGAAAATTAAGATAAAATGTTGACTGTAAATTGAGTAATTAAATAATATTGTCAACTTAAATTATAGATTATAGATTGAGATCATGTCAGTATAAGTAAAGCATACACCCAATTTGATAAACTACACAGTTGCAAGAACTTCAGAAATCAATTGCTGTGTTCAATCTTCTTTGTTTCTTCAACCATTCCTAATCCAAACGTAAGTTCTAACGGAAATCTTCTTGTCTGTTCTTTATCAACCGTGATTTCTATTTGCTTTTTTTGTTTTCCAATTCGTATTTCATTTTTCGTCCTATTCTCTTTTGTTTCTTAGTTCAGTTTATACTTCCTTCTATGTTTTCAGTTCTTATTTCTCGCTGCCTACATTACTCATACTCTTGTGAGGGTTAGACGCAAATGCATTTCGGAGAATTACTTCATAAAATACAACTATCGGGGAAAAGAATTTGTGTTCTTGGCCGGAAATTCTATATGGCAGTGTCTAAGTGTCATATATTATGTATATAGGACTATGCCGTTGACGATGACACAAACCTAGTCCAAAATTAAAGTATCACTATGTGGAATCTTGTGTTTTGCACGGTAACTTTATATATGGAGCAAGTCTTATAAGGGACGATCTCTCATTAAGTTTATTGAGGTACGTATTATAATTTGCAGTAAAAATGgtacaaaaaataataaaattggaATGTATTATACATATTGGAGTAATAATAAAAATGGCTACCatctttttcactttttttttaacCAAATTGTCTGAAGTGATTTTTTTAAtatctacttttttttttaccatcttTTTCACTTTTCACTTTCATCAAAGGATTATAAAATCCAtcattttatatttttatattatgcatatgttgaggtggatgtgcggacatataAGGAAAGAccgattaaggaatgaggtgattagggaaaaggtaaaagtggcgccaatagaggacaagatgattgAAAACCGACTAAggtggtttggccatgtgagaaggagacctatggacgcaccagttaggagagCCAAGAGGGAGGCTGGCTGGCTGGAGagtggagacttggagaacagaaaaggtgcctagaggtagaggaagaccgagacagacagcgttgagagtgatagagcacgatatgagatttctgaggcttgaggagagtatggtgatggagagggcacaatggagggaaaggatacatgtggatttttagtatttgatgttttttttgggacatatttagtgtttttatttaatttaaaaaaattaaattatttgtttttctctcctttattacacttttttatcaaccactttcttatatatgttacttggtttacttttaaggcattccggatccttaattctatttcggttttcaaaatcgttttaatcttttctcttgatttaaattttaagtttttataaaagaaatccggaatttgATTTTAAAACccgtaagtttaccttgactttgcattacattttcgctctcccttttgtttttcattttcccttttttattcgcattttgaggtgtgcgttcaaccatggacggttctaaaggatgattcatgtcagccgaccccaaatcattttgggattaaggcttcgatgttgttgttgtattatgcATATCTCCATAACCTAATGGATTTAAAAACTCTGAATAGTCCGATGACAACAAGTTAATGACATCCAATTCGTACTCAGATCTAGAAGGTGGCAGTATCTGTGCTGTCAATAAACTAATGAGAATTAACCAAAGTAGATGGCAATCTATATTTGTACTGTCAATTACGTAAGTTGACAACTATACAAGTATATAATTTGGTCAAAGTTTAGCTCTATTATTTTGTTTTCTAGATTGTGAAACGACGACTTAATATGATTATATTGAAGACGATCTTAGAGTGTAATAACGGTCTATTTATTGGTTATAtacttatattatttttattatttattattattattattattattaataaatgcGTGTTTTTTATATTTAAAATGACCGTTTTACACTGATCGTAAGTTGACAACTATACAAGTAGCAAAAACTTAGAGAAATCAATTGCTTAACGTAAGTATTCATCAACAGTGATGCTTATTGCTTGTTAGTTTTACGACActtgtttccttttttttttttttcaattcttatTTCTTTCTTAGTTTTTCAGTTCATACTTGCTTTTATGTTTTCCTAATCTTATCTCTGGCTGCCTATATTATTCATACTCTTGTGCGAGGGTTAGACGAGGGGTGTGTGTGGGAGTATTAAAGTACAACTATTCGGACAAGAATTTATGTTCTTGGCCTAAAATTCTAAAAGGAAGTGTTTAAGTGTCATGCGTCGTATAATGAATGTAGGAGTATAATGTCAACAACACACCACTAGTTGAGAATTAAAGTAACATGGGGGTTGCATTATGTATCTTACTGCGAACTGCTTTTAATGTGTATTTTTTTTGTTCACTTCTAGGAGAAGAGAGAAGACACTTGAATAGAGAGGAAAATGGCAGGAGAATGTGAGTTATTTTGACAGCTGTGCAACCAATCAAGTCCTTTGTGTTCGATAACATAAAAGAGTACGTGGGTTACATTAGAAGTTGTGACATTAGAAGTTGTGAGGGAAATCTTGTTGCACTTCGTAAAAGTCTTAAGGAGGTGTGTATTAAGAAGGATGATGTCGAAAAGAAGGTGAAGGTGGGGAATGATAATTTGGAGGGGATTACTACAGTAGCTGCCAATTGGCTTCATGATGTTCGTATATTAACAGAGGACGAAGAGTTAAAAGAACTTATGTATAAGGACATTGAGACGGCAAAATTTGTGGTGAAAATGATGGGGAAAAAGGATTTGAAGAGGCGTATAAGCAAGGAACATGAGATGCAAGAAGTAGTGGTCAAAGTTATGAAGAAGCTGAAGGAAGAGATGGAACAATTAGAGGAAGGAGAAATGAGGAAGATGAGGTATTTGGATTATAAGCAGGTGGCTGAAGTAGTGGTGGAAGTGATGAAGGATACTATAGACGAGTTTAAGAAGCTTATGAAAGAGGATAAGAAAATGGCCATAATAGCCATGAGAACGTTGAAGGCTAGAGACTTAGAGAAACTTACAAAAGACGATGAGAAGATGAAGGAGATTGTTACTGAAGCTGGGAATGCTAGTGATAAGGAACAATGGCCGAATCACGTTCTCAATCATGTAGATGAGGAATCTAATGCGATGCAGCCTCTTCTAGTTAAGATACCTTCGGTGGGTGGTagtaataataatacaataaaagaattTGTTAAGAAATTATTTACACCTCTAGCCAGTCTCATTATTCCTCTTGGGAAATTGATGGATGATGCTGATTTCAAGAAAGCTGTACCTCAGGCAGAGGGTGTCAAGTTAGGGTTGGAAGTCATTGATGGACTTTTGATCAAGGGTCGCGGGTTAAAGATGGATATGGATGGCAATACGAAACTACGAAGAGGTGGTGGTTGTT contains:
- the LOC141587678 gene encoding uncharacterized protein LOC141587678, which translates into the protein MAGECESCDIRSCEGNLVALRKSLKEVCIKKDDVEKKVKVGNDNLEGITTVAANWLHDVRILTEDEELKELMYKDIETAKFVVKMMGKKDLKRRISKEHEMQEVVVKVMKKLKEEMEQLEEGEMRKMRYLDYKQVAEVVVEVMKDTIDEFKKLMKEDKKMAIIAMRTLKARDLEKLTKDDEKMKEIVTEAGNASDKEQWPNHVLNHVDEESNAMQPLLVKIPSVGGSNNNTIKEFVKKLFTPLASLIIPLGKLMDDADFKKAVPQAEGVKLGLEVIDGLLIKGRGLKMDMDGNTKLRRGGGCSLSLCSDYHGRYLMSKSAELMAKHIQDEIISKCPPDPVTLHISSVNLKLIPTQFLKGLDSRTTLLLRILENLNDDHVDAVGLFGMGGTGKTSLAKEVIARVKGAFAIKVMEVSHAPDFVRIQAAIAESIDLLLHNVDDVGQRAIRLYNRLIEVEKEKKVLIILDNVWHKLNLDEVGIPRTCKLLLTTRDKEVYRLMDVEDGNIFEVGVMRTNEARESQILTRIGI